The Psychroflexus sp. ALD_RP9 region TGTTCAACTGTCCAAGCTTCTGGTTTTTGGGCAAACAAAGCTTTAGTTTTAGGCCAAACTTGGCCAAATAAATCAGAATGTCTATACTGATTTAAACAAGTTTCATTGTCCCAATAACTATACGTAAAAAAAACAGATGTATTGTTTTTATCTTGCAATAAGCACAAATAATTACAGCCGTTTTGATCTCTAATTTTTTCTT contains the following coding sequences:
- a CDS encoding putative quinol monooxygenase encodes the protein MIIRIVKMTFKPERINDFKAIFEASKEKIRDQNGCNYLCLLQDKNNTSVFFTYSYWDNETCLNQYRHSDLFGQVWPKTKALFAQKPEAWTVEQHHELK